One Sodalis praecaptivus DNA segment encodes these proteins:
- a CDS encoding UDP-glucose dehydrogenase family protein, with translation MKVTVFGIGYVGLVQAAVLAEVGHDVLCVDVDERKVENLKKGVIPIFEPGLTPLVQQNYEAGRLKFTTDAQAGVNHGVMQFIAVGTPPDEDGSADLKYVTAVARTIAQHMNDHKVVLDKSTVPVGTADKVRAVMQETLQSRNSTLTFDVVSNPEFLKEGAAVADCMRPERIVVGTDNEDVVELLHELYEPFNRNHDRMILMDIRSAELTKYAANCMLATKISFMNEMSNLAELLGADVEKVRQGIGSDSRIGYSFIYPGCGYGGSCFPKDVQALIRTAEQIGYQPKLLQAVEDVNYQQKDKLPAFIRRHFGDDLSGKTFALWGLSFKPNTDDMREASSRVLMEALWQAGATIQAFDPEAMNETQRIYGHRDDLQLMGTKEAALRGADALVICTEWQNFRAPDFDVLKAALKQPVIFDGRNLYDPERLANRGFVYYGIGRGASLASPS, from the coding sequence ATGAAAGTAACGGTTTTTGGTATCGGCTATGTCGGCTTGGTGCAGGCGGCGGTTTTAGCCGAAGTGGGGCACGACGTGTTGTGCGTCGACGTGGATGAGCGCAAAGTCGAGAATCTGAAAAAAGGCGTGATTCCCATTTTCGAGCCGGGGCTGACGCCGCTGGTGCAGCAGAATTATGAAGCCGGACGGCTAAAATTTACGACGGATGCGCAGGCCGGCGTCAATCATGGCGTCATGCAGTTTATCGCGGTAGGAACGCCGCCGGACGAAGACGGCTCTGCGGATCTGAAATACGTGACCGCCGTAGCGCGGACCATCGCCCAGCACATGAACGATCACAAAGTGGTACTGGATAAATCCACCGTGCCGGTGGGTACGGCGGATAAAGTCCGCGCCGTGATGCAGGAAACGCTGCAAAGCCGCAATAGTACGCTGACGTTCGATGTGGTATCCAACCCTGAATTTTTGAAAGAAGGGGCGGCGGTAGCCGACTGCATGCGCCCTGAGCGAATTGTGGTAGGCACCGACAATGAAGATGTGGTGGAATTACTCCATGAGCTTTACGAGCCGTTTAACCGCAACCACGACCGGATGATCCTGATGGATATCCGTAGCGCCGAGCTGACCAAATATGCCGCCAACTGTATGCTGGCCACCAAAATCAGCTTTATGAATGAAATGTCCAATCTGGCGGAATTGCTGGGTGCGGATGTGGAGAAAGTACGCCAGGGCATTGGCTCGGACTCGCGCATCGGTTACAGTTTTATTTACCCTGGCTGCGGCTATGGCGGCTCTTGCTTCCCGAAAGACGTGCAGGCGCTCATTCGGACCGCCGAGCAGATCGGTTATCAGCCCAAGCTGCTGCAGGCTGTCGAAGACGTAAACTACCAGCAGAAAGACAAACTGCCGGCCTTTATTCGCCGCCATTTCGGCGACGATTTAAGCGGCAAAACCTTTGCGCTGTGGGGGCTGTCGTTTAAACCCAACACCGACGATATGCGCGAAGCATCAAGCCGAGTGTTGATGGAAGCGTTATGGCAGGCCGGCGCGACGATTCAGGCTTTCGATCCGGAAGCGATGAATGAAACGCAGCGCATTTACGGCCACCGCGACGATCTGCAATTGATGGGCACCAAAGAAGCCGCCCTGCGCGGCGCCGATGCGCTGGTCATCTGCACCGAATGGCAGAACTTCCGCGCGCCGGATTTCGATGTCCTTAAGGCGGCGCTGAAACAGCCGGTGATCTTTGATGGCCGTAATTTATACGATCCGGAACGCCTCGCTAATCGCGGCTTTGTCTATTATGGCATTGGCCGCGGCGCGTCGCTTGCTTCTCCTTCCTAA
- the xthA gene encoding exodeoxyribonuclease III — MKFVSFNINGLRARPHQLEAIITTLQPDVIGLQETKVHDDMFPLEEVSRHGYHVYYHGQKGHYGVALLSREKPLAIRRGFSTDGDDAQRRIIMADFITPKGVLTVVNGYFPQGESRDHPVKFPAKERFYRDLQDYVEQSHHGESLLLIMGDMNISPTDLDIGIGEESRKRWLRTGKCSFLPEERAWMDRLLTWGLVDTYRQANPSGDDRYSWFDYRSRGFDDNRGLRIDLLLASRPLASAVRATGIDYGIRAMDKPSDHAPVWADFDL; from the coding sequence ATGAAGTTTGTCTCATTCAATATCAATGGGCTACGCGCGCGCCCCCATCAGCTTGAAGCCATCATCACGACACTGCAGCCGGACGTGATCGGTCTACAGGAAACCAAAGTTCACGACGATATGTTCCCTCTCGAAGAGGTCTCTCGCCACGGTTATCATGTGTACTATCATGGTCAGAAAGGCCACTACGGCGTGGCGCTGCTCAGCCGGGAAAAACCGTTAGCCATCCGCCGCGGCTTTAGTACCGACGGCGACGACGCCCAGCGCCGGATTATCATGGCCGATTTCATCACGCCCAAAGGGGTATTAACGGTGGTTAATGGCTACTTTCCCCAGGGTGAAAGCCGTGACCACCCGGTCAAATTTCCTGCCAAAGAGCGCTTCTACCGCGATCTGCAAGACTATGTGGAACAAAGCCACCACGGCGAATCCCTGCTGCTTATCATGGGGGATATGAATATCAGCCCCACCGATCTGGACATTGGTATCGGCGAAGAGAGCCGTAAACGCTGGCTGCGCACCGGGAAATGCTCTTTCCTGCCGGAGGAGCGCGCCTGGATGGACCGGCTGTTGACGTGGGGACTGGTGGATACTTACCGCCAGGCCAATCCCTCCGGCGATGATCGTTACTCCTGGTTTGACTATCGCTCGCGCGGCTTTGATGATAACCGTGGTCTGCGTATTGACCTCCTGCTGGCCTCGCGGCCGCTGGCGTCCGCCGTTCGGGCGACCGGCATCGATTACGGTATCCGCGCGATGGACAAACCGTCCGATCACGCGCCGGTGTGGGCGGATTTCGATTTGTGA
- a CDS encoding NAD-dependent epimerase — translation MKFLVTGAAGFIGYHVSRRLLADGHQVIGIDNLSDYYDVSLKQARLDGLRAYDAFRFHKLDLADRQGIASLFADEGFERVIHLGAQAGVRYSLDNPLAYGDANLIGHLNILEGCRHTQVGHLLYASSSSVYGLNRKLPFSTDDAVDHPVSLYAATKKANELMAHTYAHLYRLPTTGLRFFTVYGPWGRPDMALFKFTRAMLNGERIDVYNGGDMLRDFTYIDDIVEAIMRLQDVIPASDAGWTVETGSPAASSAPYRVYNIGNSQPVKLMDYIQALEEALGIQAEKNLLPMQPGDVLETSADTQALYRAIGFKPQTPVAEGVKHFVEWYREYYQR, via the coding sequence ATGAAATTTTTGGTCACCGGCGCCGCCGGTTTTATTGGCTATCATGTCAGCAGGCGTCTGCTCGCTGACGGTCATCAGGTGATCGGTATCGACAACCTGAGCGATTATTATGATGTGTCGTTAAAGCAAGCCCGTCTTGACGGTCTGCGGGCCTATGACGCTTTCCGTTTCCACAAGCTTGATTTGGCGGACCGGCAGGGCATCGCCAGCCTGTTTGCCGATGAAGGGTTTGAGCGGGTGATCCACCTTGGCGCACAGGCCGGGGTACGCTATTCGCTGGACAATCCCCTGGCCTACGGTGACGCCAATCTGATCGGTCATCTTAATATCCTTGAAGGGTGCCGGCATACGCAGGTGGGGCATCTGCTGTACGCCTCCTCCAGTTCGGTCTATGGCCTTAACCGCAAGTTGCCCTTTTCCACGGACGATGCGGTGGATCATCCGGTGTCGCTGTATGCGGCCACCAAAAAAGCCAATGAGCTGATGGCGCACACTTATGCGCACCTGTATCGGTTGCCGACCACCGGCCTGCGCTTTTTTACCGTTTATGGCCCATGGGGGCGCCCGGATATGGCGTTGTTCAAGTTTACCCGGGCGATGCTCAACGGCGAGCGTATCGACGTCTACAACGGCGGAGACATGCTGCGCGACTTTACCTATATTGACGACATTGTCGAAGCCATCATGCGTCTGCAGGACGTTATTCCGGCGTCGGATGCCGGCTGGACGGTGGAAACCGGCTCGCCGGCGGCGAGTTCCGCGCCTTATCGCGTCTACAATATTGGCAATAGTCAGCCGGTAAAGCTCATGGACTATATTCAGGCGCTGGAAGAGGCCCTCGGTATCCAGGCAGAGAAGAATCTGCTGCCAATGCAGCCCGGCGATGTGCTGGAAACCAGCGCGGACACGCAGGCGCTGTATCGCGCGATTGGCTTCAAACCGCAGACGCCGGTGGCGGAAGGGGTCAAACATTTCGTCGAATGGTATCGCGAGTATTATCAGCGTTAA
- a CDS encoding pyrimidine (deoxy)nucleoside triphosphate diphosphatase, whose amino-acid sequence MPPLTVVAGLIVRDGALLLARRDERRDQPGLWELPGGKVEPGETQPQALRRELFEELSLHVRIGSFVALHRRVLGEREILLYGWRVTHFRGELELHCHSECIWLPPSRALALPLAAADAPLIQALIAQDAARR is encoded by the coding sequence ATGCCGCCGCTTACGGTGGTGGCGGGGCTTATCGTCCGCGACGGCGCCCTGCTACTGGCCCGGCGCGATGAGCGCCGTGACCAACCGGGCTTGTGGGAATTGCCCGGTGGCAAGGTGGAGCCGGGCGAAACACAGCCCCAAGCGCTCAGGCGCGAGCTGTTTGAAGAATTATCCCTGCACGTGCGGATAGGCTCGTTTGTCGCCCTGCATCGCCGTGTCCTAGGGGAGCGAGAAATTCTGCTCTACGGCTGGCGCGTGACCCACTTTCGCGGCGAGCTGGAGTTACACTGTCATAGCGAGTGCATTTGGCTTCCTCCTTCGCGCGCGCTTGCCCTGCCGCTGGCGGCGGCGGATGCCCCCCTCATTCAGGCGTTAATCGCCCAAGACGCCGCCCGACGATAA
- the purU gene encoding formyltetrahydrofolate deformylase, translating into MQSQNVQRKVLRTLCPDAKGLIAQITSICFKHQLNIVQNNEYVDHHTGRFFMRTELEGLFNDAALLADLDAVLPAGTLRELNHAGRRRIVVLVTKEAHCLGDLLMKSAYGGLDVEIAAVIGNHETLRPLVERFDIPFHLISHEGFSREEHDARMMAQIDAFAPDYVVLAKYMRVLTPTFVRHYPNQIINIHHSFLPAFIGARPYHQAYERGVKIIGATAHYVNDNLDEGPIIIQDVIHVDHTYTAEDMMRAGRDVEKNVLSRALYRVLAQRVFVYGNRTVIF; encoded by the coding sequence ATGCAGTCGCAAAATGTACAAAGAAAGGTATTACGCACCCTGTGTCCGGATGCCAAAGGTCTGATTGCGCAAATCACCAGCATTTGCTTCAAGCATCAGTTGAATATCGTGCAAAATAACGAGTACGTTGATCATCATACCGGTCGCTTTTTTATGCGCACCGAATTGGAAGGATTATTCAATGATGCTGCGCTGCTGGCCGATCTGGACGCGGTACTTCCTGCGGGAACGCTGCGGGAATTGAATCACGCCGGACGGCGCCGCATCGTGGTGCTGGTAACGAAAGAAGCCCATTGTCTAGGTGATCTGTTGATGAAAAGCGCTTATGGCGGTCTCGATGTGGAGATCGCCGCGGTCATCGGCAACCACGAAACGCTGCGGCCGCTGGTAGAACGGTTTGATATCCCCTTCCACCTGATAAGCCATGAAGGGTTCAGCCGCGAGGAGCATGATGCGCGCATGATGGCGCAGATTGACGCCTTCGCCCCGGACTATGTGGTACTGGCGAAATACATGCGCGTACTAACGCCGACATTTGTGCGTCATTACCCCAATCAAATCATCAATATTCATCACTCGTTCCTGCCGGCGTTTATCGGCGCGCGTCCGTATCACCAGGCCTATGAGCGCGGGGTGAAGATCATTGGCGCCACCGCGCACTACGTTAACGATAACCTGGATGAAGGCCCTATCATTATTCAGGACGTGATTCACGTCGATCATACCTACACCGCGGAAGATATGATGCGCGCGGGGCGGGACGTGGAGAAAAATGTCCTGAGCCGAGCGTTATACCGCGTGCTGGCGCAGCGGGTGTTCGTCTACGGCAATCGGACCGTTATTTTTTAA
- a CDS encoding thymidine kinase, whose amino-acid sequence MAQLYFYYSAMNAGKSTALLQSSYNYQERGMRTLVFTAEIDDRYARGQVSSRIGLSSPAEVFNAETDLFAAVAAAHRQQAVHCVLVDECHFLSREQVAGLCEVVDKLTIPVLCYGLRTDFRAEPFTGSLWLLAWADKLVELKTVCYCGRKANRVLRLDEQGKAVHDGQQVVIGGNDRYVSVCRKHFTEALARAVPVPGMKNLPHA is encoded by the coding sequence ATGGCGCAACTCTATTTTTATTATTCTGCAATGAATGCCGGCAAGTCTACCGCGCTGCTGCAGTCCTCCTATAATTACCAAGAACGCGGCATGCGCACGCTGGTGTTTACGGCGGAAATCGATGACCGCTACGCCCGCGGGCAGGTCAGTTCCCGTATCGGTCTGTCTTCTCCCGCCGAGGTGTTCAATGCCGAAACCGATTTGTTTGCGGCCGTGGCGGCCGCCCATCGGCAACAGGCCGTTCATTGCGTGCTGGTAGATGAATGTCACTTTTTAAGCCGCGAACAGGTCGCCGGCCTGTGTGAAGTGGTGGACAAACTAACGATTCCGGTGCTGTGTTATGGCCTGCGCACCGATTTTCGCGCGGAGCCGTTTACCGGCAGTTTGTGGCTGCTGGCCTGGGCGGACAAGTTGGTGGAGCTGAAAACCGTATGCTATTGCGGGCGCAAGGCCAACCGCGTGCTGCGCCTCGACGAGCAGGGAAAAGCCGTGCACGATGGGCAGCAGGTGGTGATTGGCGGTAATGATCGCTACGTGTCGGTGTGCCGCAAGCATTTTACCGAGGCGTTGGCGCGCGCGGTACCCGTGCCGGGAATGAAAAATCTCCCGCACGCCTAG
- the rssB gene encoding two-component system response regulator RssB, with product MAKPLANKLVLIIEDEAVFRSVLKQFLLTLGADVVEADQGQHALDKLASIRPDLIICDLEMPEMNGLTFVERFRATDTTTPILIVSGTDQMTDIARVLRLGVQDVLLKPVEDFPRLRETVLGCLYPDMFTSKVDEEEQLFQDWDALSQHPGAAAKLLKQLQPPVQQNIAQCRVNYRQLTMAEQPGLVLDIAALSDHDLAFYCLDVTRAEEKGVLAALLLRALFNGLLQAHLANRAHRLPELSTLLKQVNQLLRKANLEGQFPLLVGYYHRVMNNLILVSAGLNATLNTNNQQIQLNSGVPLGSMGNAYLNQVSQHCTAWQCQVWGAGGRLRLMLNTD from the coding sequence ATGGCCAAACCGTTAGCAAACAAACTTGTTCTTATCATTGAGGATGAGGCTGTTTTTCGATCCGTACTGAAGCAATTTCTGCTGACATTAGGGGCTGATGTCGTCGAGGCCGATCAAGGGCAACACGCGCTGGATAAGTTGGCGTCCATCCGTCCGGATCTTATCATCTGCGATCTGGAAATGCCCGAAATGAACGGTCTGACCTTTGTTGAGCGTTTTCGCGCGACCGATACCACCACCCCTATTCTGATTGTCTCCGGCACCGATCAAATGACCGATATCGCCCGGGTTCTTCGGCTCGGGGTGCAGGACGTGTTGCTGAAACCGGTGGAGGATTTCCCCCGTTTGCGCGAAACGGTGCTGGGCTGTCTTTATCCCGATATGTTCACCTCCAAAGTCGACGAAGAAGAGCAACTGTTTCAGGATTGGGACGCGCTGAGCCAGCATCCGGGGGCCGCGGCGAAACTACTCAAACAGTTACAGCCTCCGGTTCAGCAGAATATTGCGCAATGCCGGGTCAATTATCGCCAGTTAACCATGGCGGAGCAGCCGGGCCTGGTGCTGGATATCGCCGCGCTTTCCGATCACGATCTGGCTTTTTATTGCCTGGACGTCACCCGTGCCGAAGAGAAAGGGGTTTTGGCGGCCTTGCTGTTACGAGCGCTGTTCAACGGCCTGCTACAGGCGCATTTAGCCAATCGCGCGCACCGGCTGCCGGAATTATCCACCTTGTTGAAACAGGTGAATCAACTTTTGCGTAAAGCGAATCTTGAAGGACAATTTCCTTTATTAGTAGGCTATTATCATCGCGTAATGAATAATTTAATTTTAGTGTCGGCCGGCCTCAACGCCACACTGAATACCAATAACCAGCAAATCCAGTTAAATAGTGGCGTACCGCTCGGCTCGATGGGGAATGCCTACCTCAATCAGGTCAGCCAGCACTGCACCGCCTGGCAATGCCAGGTCTGGGGCGCCGGCGGCCGTCTGCGGCTCATGCTCAACACCGACTAG
- the hns gene encoding histone-like nucleoid-structuring protein H-NS, producing MSEALKILNNIRTLRAQARECTLETLEEMLEKLEVVVNERREEDSQAQAEIEERTRKLQQYREMLIADGIDPNELLQSMSASKSAGKTKRAARPAKYQYTDENGDVKTWTGQGRTPAVIKKAIDEEGKALEDFLL from the coding sequence ATGAGCGAAGCACTAAAGATTCTTAACAACATCCGTACTCTGCGCGCACAGGCCAGAGAATGCACTCTGGAAACTCTTGAAGAAATGCTGGAGAAACTAGAGGTCGTTGTCAATGAACGCCGCGAGGAAGATAGTCAAGCCCAGGCCGAAATTGAAGAGCGTACGCGCAAATTACAGCAATACCGCGAAATGTTGATTGCCGATGGCATCGACCCGAACGAATTGCTGCAGTCGATGAGCGCCTCTAAATCCGCGGGTAAAACCAAGCGTGCCGCTCGTCCGGCGAAATATCAGTACACCGACGAAAACGGCGACGTTAAAACCTGGACCGGCCAAGGCCGTACCCCGGCGGTAATCAAAAAAGCGATTGATGAAGAAGGCAAAGCACTGGAAGATTTCCTGCTGTAA
- a CDS encoding YchJ family protein: MRSICPCDSGRPYADCCAPFLSGDLLPATPEQLMRSRYSAFVVEDVDYLVATWHPQAGAAAWRNELTDGFRATRWRGLRVIDCAAGQDAGQGYVEFIARFYDERQRRNGFIHERSRFVRLDERWYYVDGRHIVPGRNVPCPCGSGLKFKKCCGQ, translated from the coding sequence GTGCGCTCAATTTGCCCCTGCGACAGCGGTAGGCCATATGCCGACTGCTGTGCCCCATTCCTTTCGGGTGACCTGCTGCCCGCGACCCCCGAACAGCTGATGCGTTCACGCTACAGCGCCTTTGTGGTAGAGGATGTCGATTATTTAGTTGCCACCTGGCACCCACAAGCCGGCGCCGCGGCGTGGCGCAATGAGCTGACCGACGGCTTTCGCGCCACCCGTTGGCGCGGTCTGCGGGTGATCGACTGCGCCGCCGGCCAAGATGCCGGCCAGGGCTATGTGGAATTTATCGCCCGCTTTTACGACGAGCGGCAGCGGCGCAACGGCTTTATTCACGAACGTTCCCGCTTTGTCCGCCTCGATGAACGCTGGTATTATGTCGACGGCCGGCATATTGTACCCGGCAGGAATGTGCCGTGCCCGTGCGGCTCCGGCCTCAAATTCAAAAAGTGTTGTGGACAATAA
- the galU gene encoding UTP--glucose-1-phosphate uridylyltransferase GalU, whose amino-acid sequence MSAITTKVKKAVIPVAGLGTRMLPATKAIPKEMLPLVDKPLIQYVVNECIAAGINEIILVTHSSKNSIENHFDTSFELEAMLEKRVKRQLLAEIQAICPPHVTIMQVRQGLAKGLGHAVLCAHPLVGDEPVAVILPDVIIDEYESNLQTENLAAMLKRFEDTGRSQILVEPVDDVTSYGVVDCQGKTLNPGDSVEMVGVVEKPSAEEAPSNLSVVGRYVLSADIWALLEKTPPGAGNEIQLTDAIAMLMDKETVEAYHLKGLSHDCGNKLGYMQAFVEYGLRHESLGKEFKTWLKDAITE is encoded by the coding sequence ATGTCTGCTATTACGACAAAAGTGAAAAAAGCAGTAATCCCGGTGGCGGGATTGGGCACACGAATGTTGCCGGCAACCAAAGCGATCCCGAAGGAAATGCTTCCCCTGGTGGATAAGCCTCTGATTCAGTATGTGGTGAATGAATGTATCGCCGCAGGCATCAACGAGATCATTTTGGTCACCCACTCGTCCAAAAATTCCATTGAAAACCATTTCGATACCAGTTTCGAGCTGGAAGCGATGCTGGAAAAACGCGTCAAGCGTCAACTGTTGGCGGAGATCCAGGCGATCTGCCCCCCCCATGTAACCATTATGCAGGTTCGTCAGGGGCTGGCCAAAGGCCTGGGGCACGCGGTGTTGTGCGCGCACCCGCTGGTGGGAGATGAGCCGGTTGCGGTGATCCTGCCCGACGTGATTATCGATGAATATGAATCTAACCTACAGACCGAAAATCTGGCGGCGATGCTAAAACGCTTTGAAGATACCGGCCGCAGTCAAATTTTGGTCGAGCCGGTGGATGATGTCACCAGCTACGGCGTGGTGGATTGCCAGGGCAAGACCCTCAATCCGGGTGATAGCGTAGAGATGGTGGGCGTGGTCGAAAAACCGTCGGCGGAAGAAGCACCGTCTAATCTGTCCGTGGTTGGCCGCTATGTGCTGTCCGCCGATATTTGGGCACTGCTGGAAAAAACCCCTCCCGGAGCCGGCAATGAAATTCAGCTGACCGACGCGATTGCTATGCTGATGGACAAAGAAACCGTCGAGGCCTACCACCTGAAGGGGCTGAGCCACGACTGCGGCAACAAACTGGGCTACATGCAGGCGTTCGTTGAATATGGCCTGCGTCATGAAAGTCTTGGCAAAGAATTCAAAACGTGGTTAAAAGACGCCATCACAGAATAA
- a CDS encoding DNA topoisomerase III, with amino-acid sequence MQLFIAEKPSLARAIADVLPQPHRRGDGYIACGPDHVVTWCIGHLLEQAQPDVYDGRYARWSLADLPIIPEKWRLQPRPAVQKQLNVIKTLLAQAEQVIHAGDPDREGQLLVDEVLEYLALDEAKRRGAKRCLVNDLNPQAVSKAVSRLRDNSEFVPLCVSALARARADWLYGINMTRAYTLIGRNAGYQGVLSVGRVQTPVLGLVVRRDEEIEHFVPKAYFEVKAHIVTPSQERFTALWVPSDACESWQDEEGRLLHRPLAEHVAARITGQPAQVVLYQDKRESETAPLPFSLSALQIEAAKRFGLSAQQVLDTCQRLYETHKLITYPRSDCRYLPEEHFAGRQAVLAAIAGHQPELMTQGQLNTDQRNRCWNDKKVDAHHAIIPTARAGRGALNDSEQKIYGLVARQYLMQFCADAVFRRCTIELAIAGGKFVARARFLAESGWRALLGAKERDEENEGTPLPVVAEGDTLLCERGEVVARETQPPRPFTDASLLSAMTGIARFVQDKALKKILRATDGLGTEATRAGIIELLFKRGFLFKQGRYIHASDTGRGLIHALPSSAASPDMTAQWESSLTQISEKQCRYQDFMQPLTQTLQQLIHQARQQPAPSSLRGLPPATEKPPVKGARRRRKPPKPSTDPRPPAGSAA; translated from the coding sequence CTGGAGCAGGCGCAGCCTGACGTCTATGACGGGCGCTATGCCCGCTGGTCGCTGGCGGATTTGCCTATTATTCCGGAAAAGTGGCGGCTACAGCCGCGGCCCGCGGTGCAAAAACAGCTAAATGTGATCAAAACGCTGCTCGCGCAGGCCGAACAGGTTATCCACGCCGGCGACCCCGACCGCGAGGGGCAACTGCTGGTGGATGAGGTGCTGGAGTATCTGGCGCTCGACGAGGCCAAACGCCGCGGCGCCAAGCGCTGTTTGGTCAATGATCTCAATCCGCAGGCGGTCAGCAAAGCGGTGAGCCGTTTGCGGGATAACAGCGAATTCGTGCCGTTGTGCGTATCGGCGCTGGCGCGGGCGCGCGCCGATTGGCTGTATGGGATCAATATGACCCGCGCTTACACCTTGATTGGACGCAATGCCGGCTATCAGGGGGTGTTGTCGGTAGGCAGAGTGCAGACGCCGGTGTTGGGCCTGGTGGTGAGACGGGACGAAGAGATAGAACATTTCGTGCCAAAAGCCTATTTTGAAGTGAAAGCGCATATTGTGACGCCGTCACAAGAACGCTTTACCGCCCTATGGGTACCCAGCGACGCGTGTGAAAGTTGGCAGGACGAAGAAGGGCGCTTGCTGCATCGTCCGCTGGCGGAGCATGTGGCCGCCCGTATCACCGGCCAGCCGGCGCAGGTGGTGCTTTATCAAGACAAACGGGAATCGGAAACGGCGCCGCTGCCGTTTTCCTTGTCGGCGCTGCAAATCGAGGCCGCCAAGCGTTTTGGCCTCAGCGCGCAGCAGGTGCTTGATACCTGTCAGCGGCTATATGAAACCCACAAACTCATCACCTATCCCCGCTCCGATTGCCGCTATTTGCCGGAAGAGCATTTCGCCGGACGTCAAGCGGTGTTGGCCGCCATAGCCGGTCACCAGCCCGAGCTGATGACGCAGGGCCAACTGAACACCGACCAGCGCAACCGCTGCTGGAACGATAAAAAAGTGGATGCGCACCACGCCATTATACCCACCGCCCGCGCCGGCCGCGGGGCGCTCAACGACAGCGAGCAGAAAATCTACGGTCTGGTGGCGCGCCAGTATTTGATGCAGTTTTGCGCCGACGCGGTTTTTCGTCGCTGTACTATCGAGTTGGCTATCGCCGGGGGCAAATTTGTCGCCCGCGCCCGTTTTCTTGCCGAAAGCGGCTGGCGCGCGCTGCTGGGCGCGAAAGAGCGGGATGAGGAGAACGAGGGCACGCCATTGCCGGTGGTCGCCGAGGGGGATACGCTGCTTTGCGAGCGGGGGGAAGTGGTGGCGCGTGAAACGCAACCGCCGCGGCCGTTCACCGACGCCAGTCTATTATCGGCGATGACCGGGATTGCCCGTTTTGTCCAGGATAAAGCGCTAAAGAAAATTCTGCGCGCCACCGACGGGCTGGGCACCGAAGCGACGCGCGCCGGCATTATCGAATTATTGTTTAAGCGTGGTTTTTTGTTTAAACAAGGACGCTACATCCACGCCAGCGATACCGGCCGCGGTTTGATCCATGCGCTGCCGTCGAGCGCCGCCAGCCCGGATATGACCGCGCAGTGGGAATCGTCGCTCACCCAAATAAGCGAGAAACAGTGCCGCTATCAAGATTTTATGCAGCCCTTGACGCAAACGCTACAGCAACTTATTCATCAGGCGCGCCAGCAGCCGGCGCCCTCATCCTTGCGGGGTCTGCCGCCGGCGACCGAAAAACCGCCGGTCAAAGGCGCACGACGTAGGCGTAAACCGCCCAAACCTTCCACCGACCCGCGTCCGCCCGCCGGCAGCGCGGCGTAA